The genomic stretch ATGCCCTGCTTTTAAGAGATTGCAAGCCATGGGGGATCCCATATTACCTAAACCAATAAAACCGATTTTCATAAATAGCTCACTCGCAAATAGTTTGGAGGGCTATAGATTAAATCAATTAGCTATTTTTTGTGTGATGACATCTTGATGTGAGCTCGCGCCCCAATAATATCTATCAGATCGAGTACTGAGTTGTAAGCTGGATTCGCAATCCGATGGTATCTAGTGTCAGGAAATTTTTTAACTATTCCTACTTTATTAAGTTCCTATATTAGCTGAAAGAGTTTTTTATTAAGCAAATCCATTTGGAAAAAGATATAGTTCAACAATGAATAAGGCCCATTAATAATGAGGACAATATGATTATTGAAAATCAAGAAGATGTCACCAAAGCAGTTTTAGCCGAATTAGATGGTTCTACTGATGAGCGATTTAAGGAAATCATGTCGATTGCGGTTAAGCATTTGCATGCTTTTGTGCGCGAAGCGAAATTAACTGAACCTGAATACCATAAGGCTTGCGGCATTATTGCCAAACTTGGTCAATTAACGACACCATCCCATAACGAAGTTGTCTTATCTGGCGGATCCTTAGGTGTTTCAGCTTTGGTGTGTTTGTTAAATAATGGTGATAAAGGGCAACATCAAACAACTGCCAACTTGATGGGGCCGTTTTGGCGAAGTGATCAGCCCATTGCTGAAAATGGCAGCAGCCTGGTTCGCTCAGATACGCCTGGCTTACCAATTTTTGTGGATGCTTATATTAAAGATCAGCAAGGTAAGCCTGTTGCTGATGCTCGCGTGGATGTCTGGCATTGTTCAACCGAAGGTTATTATGAAAATCAAGATCCAAGCCAGGCGGAAATGAACTTGCGCGCTAGCTTTAAGACGGATGCTGAGGGACATATTTGGTTTAGAAGTGTTAAACCTGTCGGTTACCCCATACCTGTATCGGGACCCGTTGGAGATTTATTGAAGATGCAAGGGCGTCACAATATGAGGCCTGCGCATATTCATTTCATGATTAATAAAGAAGATTATAAAACCCAGTTTTCTCAGGTTTATTCCAATGATGATCCGCACTTAGAGACGGACGTTCAATTTGGCGTCACCAAGGCTCTGATTGCTCAATATGTATTGCATGATCAAAACGACAAGGCGCCTGATTCAAGCGTTCAGGGCCCCTGGTATTCGATGGAGCACCATTTCGTGATTGAGCCTGGTAGTAATGCTTTACCCGTGCCACCAATTAAATCGAAAAGTGATACAGCTAGACCGGAACTTATTGTTTTAAAAAGGCGCTAATTTAGATATGGGCTGCTGCCCGGTGTAGATGTTTAATAAAGTTTTTAATGGCTGGCGATAAAAATTTATCGTGCCTTACGATAACGCCTAGCGTTAATTTGAGTGGGGGTTCCACCGTTTTGATTTGGCACAGGTATTTTTTGGCAATCGGTGACTCCATGAGCTTTTTAGGCATTAAACCAACGTAATTGCCACTAGCTATTAATGAAATTAACCCAAGCGTTGAATTCACAACCGCACCCGGTAGTGGTGGAGTGATATTGTTATTTTCAAATAAGACTTTGGCGTATCCGCTGGTGGGTCTTTTGCTGGTGTAGACCCATTTGAGCTCTTTTAAATCCTCTAAATTGGCGGGAGATTTAATTTTTAAGTTTTTCTTCTTGGCGATGACCATTTCAATAGGAAGAATTTTCTCCACATGGAATTCCCCGGGAATTAAATCTTTCGGAATGGGGCCGATAGCCATATCAATCTCGCCAGATCTCAATTGTTTTAATTGGGCGATATAGAGTTCCTCCATTAATGAAATGGCCACATCAGGAAATTCAGCGCTATAGGTGCGGATAGTTTCCGGTAGGAGTAGTGAGAGTGCCAAAGGCACGACGGCAATCGTGATTTCCTCATTGCTCCTACGGCTAATTTGAGCTACCTCTTTTTCGGCTTTTTCGAGCTCCTGAAAAATATTCTGAGCGTACTTATATAGGGTTAACCCTTCCGCGCTGGGGCTAACCCCTGTTTTGGTGCGATTCAGTAAGGTGGTGGATAAATGCTCTTCTAACTCTTGAATAATTTTAGTGATAGCAGGCTGAGAGACTTGCATTTCCTTGGCTGCAGCTCTTAGGCTGCCCAATTCAATGGCGTTAACGAGTGCTTTGAGTGCTTGTATTTTCATGGTTGTGTCATAACTAAAAGTTATCGCCTATGATAATAAATAATCTATTCAAAAGACAGCAAATTGAATATAGTGAGCTCTTGCAACATAAGTTATTCATTTCATTTGCGAGGAGCATCCCATGAAAAAAATATTCAAATATTTAATGCCATTAGCACTAGCTTTTTCTACTGCTTCCTATGGTCAAAACGTTAAGATTTTTGGCTTGGTTGAACTTTCAGGCCCCGGCGTGACCTCTGGGTCAAATTTTGATAATGGCGCTAAATTAGCCATTAAAGAAATTAATGCCGCTGGTGGTATTTTAGGTAAAAAGATTGATTACATTTCACTCGATACGCAATCGAACCCAGGTGTTGCAAAAGGTTTGGCGTTGCAAGCGGTTGATAGTGGCGCTTACGTTGTGATGGGCCCAGTATTTTCTGGTTCAGTGATGGTGAGTATGAGCGTGACAAGACAAGCTGAGATTCCTAACTTCACAGGTGGTGAAGCTGCTGGTATTACGCAACAAGGTAACCCATATATCTTCAGAACATCGTTTACGCAAGCATCAGCGATGCCAAAGATTGCTAGATATATTAAAGAAAAAGTGAAGGCTAAGACAGTCGACATTATTTTCGTTAATAACGACTTTGGTAAAGGTGGTCGTGATTTGATCATCAAATCATTGCAAGACAATGGTGTGAAGATTGGCGCTGACGTGTCTACTGAGTCAGGTCAGATCGACTTTAGTAGTGCTGTGATTAAAGTAAAACAGTCTTCTGCTGATGCTGTCTTTGTTTATACCAACGAAGAAGAGGCTGCTCGTGTTTTACGTGAGTTGAAAAAGCAAGGTTACAACAAGCCTGTGATTGGTGAGACTGTGTTGACTAGCCAAAAAGTTATCGAGTTAGCTGGCGAATTTGCAGATGGCGCTATTGCTCACGTTGGTTTAACAGCTGACGCGCCACAGGCCACTGTAAAGAAATTTGATGCGGCTTATCAAAAAGAATATAAGACTCGTACTGACCACAATGGCCTTAAAGGTTACACAGGTATTTATATCATCAAGGCTGTGACTGAAAAGATTGGCAAGTTTGACTCTAAGGCTTTCGCTGCTGCGATGAAGAATGTTTCACTTTCAGCCAAAACGAATCCAGGTATCTTGTTGGACGTTTCATTTGACGCCAATGGTGACTTAGATCGCGAAAGTTATATGACTAAAGTAGTAGGTAAGAAACAAGTTGTGACAGATATTCTTCCTCCAGTTAATAAGAAGTAATTGATTTAGTAATTAAAGGTAATTTTTAAGGTTTTAATGATGGAAAAGAAATTTGTTTTAGCTGGTGTGATGGGTTGGCCTGTTGAGCAATCCAGATCACCGGTGATTCACAACTATTGGATTAAAAAACACCAATTAAATGGTGTTTACGGTAAGTTTGCAGTGAAGCCTGGTAGTGTTAAAGATGCTATTCGTGGGATGCCAGCGTTAGGTATTGCTGGCTCTAACGTGACAGCACCGCACAAGGTTGAGGCGATGCAGTTAATGGATTATTTGGACCCGATTGCTAAAAAAATGGGGGCCATTAATTGCATCGTTGTGCAGCCAGATGGTTCTTTACATGGCTTTAACAATGACGGTTTTGGTTACATTCAAAGCTTAAGAGATGTGAAGCCGAATTGGCGTGCTGATGAAGGCCCTATCACCATCATTGGTTCAGGTGGCGTATCCAGAGCATTATTGGTTAGCTTGATTGAAGAGGGTGCCCAAGAAATTAGACTCTTTAATAGAAGTAGAGATAAAGCGGATGCATTGGCTGATGAATTTGGTGGTCCGATTAAGGTTTACAACTGGGATGAGCGCCATGATGCAGTCTCTGATGTGGCTTTGCTAGTTAATGCGACTAATCAGGGTAT from Polynucleobacter sp. MWH-Spelu-300-X4 encodes the following:
- a CDS encoding shikimate dehydrogenase; this encodes MMEKKFVLAGVMGWPVEQSRSPVIHNYWIKKHQLNGVYGKFAVKPGSVKDAIRGMPALGIAGSNVTAPHKVEAMQLMDYLDPIAKKMGAINCIVVQPDGSLHGFNNDGFGYIQSLRDVKPNWRADEGPITIIGSGGVSRALLVSLIEEGAQEIRLFNRSRDKADALADEFGGPIKVYNWDERHDAVSDVALLVNATNQGMYNQPELDLRLDQLPKNALVSDTIYIPLETPFLKQARERGNLTVNGLGMLLNQAIPAFKAWFGVTPEITDELRAEIAKTF
- a CDS encoding ABC transporter substrate-binding protein codes for the protein MKKIFKYLMPLALAFSTASYGQNVKIFGLVELSGPGVTSGSNFDNGAKLAIKEINAAGGILGKKIDYISLDTQSNPGVAKGLALQAVDSGAYVVMGPVFSGSVMVSMSVTRQAEIPNFTGGEAAGITQQGNPYIFRTSFTQASAMPKIARYIKEKVKAKTVDIIFVNNDFGKGGRDLIIKSLQDNGVKIGADVSTESGQIDFSSAVIKVKQSSADAVFVYTNEEEAARVLRELKKQGYNKPVIGETVLTSQKVIELAGEFADGAIAHVGLTADAPQATVKKFDAAYQKEYKTRTDHNGLKGYTGIYIIKAVTEKIGKFDSKAFAAAMKNVSLSAKTNPGILLDVSFDANGDLDRESYMTKVVGKKQVVTDILPPVNKK
- a CDS encoding dioxygenase translates to MIIENQEDVTKAVLAELDGSTDERFKEIMSIAVKHLHAFVREAKLTEPEYHKACGIIAKLGQLTTPSHNEVVLSGGSLGVSALVCLLNNGDKGQHQTTANLMGPFWRSDQPIAENGSSLVRSDTPGLPIFVDAYIKDQQGKPVADARVDVWHCSTEGYYENQDPSQAEMNLRASFKTDAEGHIWFRSVKPVGYPIPVSGPVGDLLKMQGRHNMRPAHIHFMINKEDYKTQFSQVYSNDDPHLETDVQFGVTKALIAQYVLHDQNDKAPDSSVQGPWYSMEHHFVIEPGSNALPVPPIKSKSDTARPELIVLKRR
- a CDS encoding LysR family transcriptional regulator, which gives rise to MKIQALKALVNAIELGSLRAAAKEMQVSQPAITKIIQELEEHLSTTLLNRTKTGVSPSAEGLTLYKYAQNIFQELEKAEKEVAQISRRSNEEITIAVVPLALSLLLPETIRTYSAEFPDVAISLMEELYIAQLKQLRSGEIDMAIGPIPKDLIPGEFHVEKILPIEMVIAKKKNLKIKSPANLEDLKELKWVYTSKRPTSGYAKVLFENNNITPPLPGAVVNSTLGLISLIASGNYVGLMPKKLMESPIAKKYLCQIKTVEPPLKLTLGVIVRHDKFLSPAIKNFIKHLHRAAAHI